In the Salvia miltiorrhiza cultivar Shanhuang (shh) chromosome 8, IMPLAD_Smil_shh, whole genome shotgun sequence genome, AGCAAATTTTTTACCCCATATTTTACAAAAGTTAAAAGAATTTTTCTTCTCAAGGAAAAATTAAGGTATTAACGATTAATTCGATAACGATTCATTGCATCTAAAATGTATTGGTGTACAAAACTATCCTTGTTAGATGTTTTTCCTTCAACTAATAGATTAGGGGTTGGaatcactaaaaaaaaaaaaaaaaactaaccgCGTTAGCAACCGCTTGCTTGACTGTCTTCATGTCTTGGAGCCGGAACCTCGCAGTGGCAATCTTCCGCGGCCAGAGCTCCACCCCGGCGCCGCCGCTCACGGCGGTGGCCTTGTCCTTAAGCCACAGAAGTCTGAGCGTCAACTGGAAAACGGATACCAAAGTGTACCAAACAACCATGAGCAGCGTCCAGAGGCTCCAGCTTCTcctggtggtggcggcggcgccgACGCCGGCGATAGTGGGCAGCTGCGTGGGGTCATCTGCCCTTCTGCAGCACGAGAGCGTCATCGACATCAAGGAGATGCCGTCGCCAAGCGCGTGGTGGAAACGAAACAGCATGGTTCTATGCGCCATGAGCAGGTGGACTTCCCACAGGGGTTTATCGGTGGGGAGGGGCGACGTAACCGACAGACCGGCGATGAAATCGTTCACCGAGTCTTCGTCGGAGAGGGAGGGGTCGTCGGAGAGCGGTTGGTGGTGGATAATTAGGTGGCGGTCGATGTCCACGGCGGTTCTCCGCCAGTGCTCGCGGCCGCGTGCGTCTCGCACGAGGAGGCTGCAAAACCTGGGGTGTTTGGGTATGACCGAGCTTTTGAGTTCGGCTCTGAAGGCATCGACATCGAGAGGGAGCTCGACGGCGATGGCGGCGTTGATGACTTGGTCCAGTTGCGGCTGCAGGAAGAGCCGCCCGCCGGGGGTTAGGGGTTGGTCTCTCTCCATGAGAAATAGATTAATACACAAATTAAGGTTTGAGACTAACAGGGTTTTAAAGCTGCTAAACTACATTAATTCACCCTCCATGATTACCAAATTACTCAATTACTGGTCGAAATGTATACGAAATGAACCCTACACCAATTTCACCCTACACCAATTTCATGAATAGATCGACGAGACGAGGTATATGCACTTGCACGATATAATACGAGATGTTTAAGTTATTAACCTAAGATGCTGGCAATGTGTTTTAGAATTCCTGTCATTTATAATTTCACAACAATTAGTCTCATATGAAGTGGGTTGGGTACCATATATATGAACAAATATATTAAACGACGTTGGAGCAGGGTCGTTCCTGACATTACGAGGGCATTAGGTGAAAAGTCACACAACTTTAATATTAACTATAAAACATAATAAAGTATCAaataatactcaaataattattgaaataatttagATTTTCTAACACTTTGAGAAACAAAATTATCAATAACATCTTCAAGATCAAGTATTTCAAATACCTTATTTTCAATACATAAAATTGTTAACCCATTTAACATATCTTGAGATATAGTACTTGAGCAGAACAATGAGAACAAATGCACGAGAGTGAGACAAACATgattttcgtacctcaattccaagCAAGGAGTA is a window encoding:
- the LOC131000845 gene encoding wax ester synthase/diacylglycerol acyltransferase 11-like, whose protein sequence is MERDQPLTPGGRLFLQPQLDQVINAAIAVELPLDVDAFRAELKSSVIPKHPRFCSLLVRDARGREHWRRTAVDIDRHLIIHHQPLSDDPSLSDEDSVNDFIAGLSVTSPLPTDKPLWEVHLLMAHRTMLFRFHHALGDGISLMSMTLSCCRRADDPTQLPTIAGVGAAATTRRSWSLWTLLMVVWYTLVSVFQLTLRLLWLKDKATAVSGGAGVELWPRKIATARFRLQDMKTVKQAVANATINDVLFGLISCGLSRYLDITESPNALREGQQITGVAMVNLRSQSGLQDLSKLMDSESGSRWGNKFGMLMLPIYYHRESSDPMQFLKRAKLMIDKKKMSFEAPLSYNISYLLMSLFGPRIACLLNYPILCNTSFTISNVVGPKEEIMAAGNPVKYMRVTSSSLPHAITMHMVSYAGVADLQIMVAKDIIPEPKVLAKCFQDALLQMKEAVDQAAPHLQPIV